The Gymnogyps californianus isolate 813 chromosome 3, ASM1813914v2, whole genome shotgun sequence genomic sequence ACCTTTCTGCACGTAGTTGTGCAGAATCCCCTTGGTCTCCGCTGCGGCCGTTCGCTGCCCACATTTCTCCATGGCACTGAACCTCCGTTGTTGCTGTTTACCCTTAAATACACCTCAGAGTAAGTGAGATAAATTCTAGTTTCAGCAGAGATAACTtaccccacagccccagccgAAAAGCAGtggtagcattttaaaataattcatgtgTGTTGGTGTGCACTGAAAAGGCTTTATAAGTAGCGTTTCAGATGAGCATGGAGAAGCCATAAATGTCTCCTCAGCACCTGCGTGATAACCACAGTACCCACACCGCTGCAAGTTCTGCGCCTGCTCTGGGCAAAACTATTTCGGAAGAGTTGCAACGAGgcttttttgaaacttttattgggactgtttgtttatttagtaGGACTATTTATCCTGCAACCTTTAAAGACTTTGAGTCCAGCTGCAGAGAGCTTTGGGGCTACTGGTGCAAACTGGGATGGTTCTGCAGAGTCAGCATGCAGTGACCTGGCAGAGGAGTGACATAGAAGCATGGTGCTGATGGCAAGGAGTCTAATTTGACCCTACAACAAATAAGACTTCTAGGAAGTTCAGATGTTTAAATTCTGAATACTGTAAAAGCCAGTTTCTTACAAGGCAGGCAGTTCCTTATGCCATCTTTCTACGCTGGAAACCATCAATTTTTCCTTACATAAGACTATGCCCTAAGAgtcctttctattttctctgCAGCCTCAAAGTTTCTGTCTGACCCAATGGATTTGCATGAAAGttgaagaaagtaaagaaaatgtgataaaaGTTCAATTCCTTTTAGATACTATCTATCTTGTGGAAAGGCAGGAAGGAGAATTGCCATTGTTTGGTGCACTTAAGAACAGACTCTCAGTCTGACCAGTACAGGTACACTGGGCAATCTTGTAACAGTGTAGTCTAGACAGCTTGGAAGATGTTTTCTACTCCTGTACAACTTGCTTAATGTATAGATTGAACTACAGacataaataaagaaatcagagttatcccagaggtgccGAGGCAATTGCAAAGAGAAGGTATCTTCTAGGTCTGGaagcctttctttctttctcatcagttgcaattaataaaattatGCCTTACACATTGCGACACAAAGACCTTGACAAGAAGTGTGGGCAGCTCTCTACATTTTGTTCTATTTGAGGGTAACAGAAATAGACTACAGAATCATCAGGCTTGCACTTTGTCTTCATATTTGTTTGATCAGTTCGACAGCTACACCTATCTGGAGCCTTTTGGCACaaccaaaacagtaaaaaagcagTTGTGAAGGAGCTGTCCTGTCCCTTCGTGCAGTCATGCTGTTTTGTGTCTTTCTGTTCAGCTTCCTTGTGTTTCTGAGGTACCAGATCTATTACGGTTACCCTCTGCAGACATACCTGGAATATCCCATCATCATTGCAcaaggtaatttttttaagccatGTTTTGGAAATAAACCAGGGCTCATTCAGCACTCCAAGGCTCTGCATGTAGGTACAGTACTCCACTGCAGTGATGTGAATCCATTGACCAATTCTAGCTGGAGTTGGGGGAAGAGGGACTGAACAGCTCAAATATAATTGAATTCTTataaattttgtgaaaatagaTGGTCAGGTGGAGGAGAAAGATCTAAttaatacacacacagagttgcAGTGTAAGCTCATCCTTTATCCAGTGACTCCACGTGGGAGAGAAACATTATGAACGCTCCAGACTCtaagaaaagcttcattttgGAGCTTGCAGTGTTTTGGACATCAATCAAATTTGAGAGGCAAAACCTGTAAGAAACGAATTTCCGAAGACCTGGTGCCCAGTGGAACTGGCTAGGATTGCATTTGGGCCCCTTCGCTCCCTTCTGTCACGAGcgatcttttatttttttcagatgtcattctccttttgtttattctgcatttcagtggAAACACGAAACGAGCTTTGTTCTATGCAGTCACGTATCCTTTGAAATCTGGGAATTTTGGTTTATGTAGCTTGTTTGGTAGTTCTCTGCATAGCAGCTATGTCATCATTTGTTTTGTGCTAccattgtaaataattttcagccACCCCTCAACATGCATGCCACATTCACATGCTGATTTCTGAGATCACAGTAAAATCTCTACGAGAAGTAAGCTTTATAGGTAGCTGGGCTTTAGAAGGCCCACAGCTGATAAGGAGTGAGGCCAATTCTTAATTTACATCTTTGCTAAAGATGCAGGGTGGAAATGatgaatcttttttctttgattccTACCCATGCAGATTGTACTTGCTATGATGAACACagcagtgtttgcttttcttaaaaaataggACTTGGGCTTACATATCAAGTCCTGTGCTTTGGAGCAGGTCTTGAGAAACTCCAGGCACTGTTCAACCAAAGACAGTGTCAAAAACAGGAATACTTAGTGTTTCAACCAGTGCTTAATATGTTTTATCTAGATTGTATAGTCTGTTATAAAGTTTCAGTAAGATTATTtccagatgtttaaaaaaaaaatctaattccCCAGGCAGTTTCGAGAGCTTTGGTATCCTAGAATTTTCAGTGCTATGAAACTTAACATAATGTAAGATTTTGGGCGGGCTGGTACATGCTAACACTGCAGAAGTGGATAATAGACCTGGCCATGGTAAGTGCTGCATCATTACTTGAAATTAGGTCCACATatgaaataacttcttttctgGATGTCTTGATCAGTGAAATCTCTCCTTATATTTGTCCTTGGAAGAATTAATGATTTGGGTTAGCTTTCAGAACAACCCCAGTTTTCAAATACAGCTGTTTCACTTCTGTGAGTAGCTGGAAAACATAGCACTGGCAATAGAGactctatgaaaaaaaaaaaatgttctgaggTAAAGTTATTAACTGTGGTGCCTTAATTAAAACTAGCAAAGGTTTCAGATGTTGAAAAAAGATTGCCTCTTTAGTCCTAATGTCATAATCCCCATTAATAAACCTGTAATATGAGAGTAAAAGAATAGAGCATCAGTCAAAGCATTTGAAATAGGgaatgttaaatatttcacaagatgttttttccctttagtcctagaattttgcaagaaaaatatcatcTGATAATGCCCTATGTAGGTTAAAGATGGTCTTTGCCCTTTTTATCAGAAGAGTTAAAATTTAATTGAGATAGAGTTGCTAATGCAAAAGATGATACAAATGGGGATAAAAGCTTCTAAGCCTAACACCGATCCTTACTCACAAGGGAAATCCAGGCATGGCACAAAGACCCCTGTGGGTGTCCCCTCTACCTGCTGCCTTTGCAAAATCCCCCTTAAAAGGATGACAGAGTGAATAGTCTGTTcccttcattattttttcccaccAATTGGACTCATTTTCCACACATTCTTGTcagttttctcattcttttatGGTTTAGTTTGCCAGACATAATGGTAACAGATGGTCTGAATCAACCTTGCTGTTTAGACTAGCTCAGTCTCATTTTAGCTAACTTTCCTAAACAGTTTTATGTAGCAGGTTGagaggcttttttatttctttgcttcttatTGTATTTGCCTCTATGAAGCATCTGCCAACAACAGTAGCAATTGTGCTCTTTGAGCTTCTTTCTGGGCGGTACCTCAGAAATCAGTCCCTTGCTTCTGGCAACTTCAATTTTTTGCTTCACGGTTCCTTAGCAAGAAGCTGAAACGCTTGGGTTgccaaatactgaaaaagtatgtattttattttgttctaaatGAAAAAGCTAGTCCTGGTTTTTAGTAAGTTACATACTAACAGCCACAAGCTAAACACTCAGGTAATACAATGGCAGGGGCAGaggttctttctcttttttaactgcttttcagAATTTGTGCACATTCATCAGTGCAGCCAGTAAGCTGGCTCAGCTGCGGTGTCTCTGGCAGACAAAAGATTCTGGACAAGTGAGCGCCTTGACCTGGAGTATGTCTGCATATACCTGCGCAAGTAAGCTATGGGCAACTTGGTGTGAAGCactgagttttccttttttaaagccGTATCTCCTCCTAATGCCTCTTCCAATAAGTCTTCACTCAATCATAGTAGGTAAATATCTTGCCTAATGCAGTTTCCCTTCGTGCTGACTTCTGAGACTCAGATACCACACAGTCTCTTGAAATCAAGTTTTATCATTGACACCAGCTCA encodes the following:
- the SLC66A3 gene encoding solute carrier family 66 member 3 isoform X2, producing MAPTLLDLAHWSTWAVCAVIKLPQLAAVLAARSARGVSTGSLLLELAGFLVFLRYQIYYGYPLQTYLEYPIIIAQDVILLLFILHFSGNTKRALFYAVTFWAGWYMLTLQKWIIDLAMNLCTFISAASKLAQLRCLWQTKDSGQVSALTWSMSAYTCAILIRFITMLILNIWVTAAILHYRKTKKTD
- the SLC66A3 gene encoding solute carrier family 66 member 3 isoform X1, with product MAPTLLDLAHWSTWAVCAVIKLPQLAAVLAARSARGVSTGSLLLELAGFLVFLRYQIYYGYPLQTYLEYPIIIAQDVILLLFILHFSGNTKRALFYAVTFWAGWYMLTLQKWIIDLAMNLCTFISAASKLAQLRCLWQTKDSGQVSALTWSMSAYTCATRIVTTVMTTNDLAVLIRFITMLILNIWVTAAILHYRKTKKTD